In a genomic window of [Empedobacter] haloabium:
- a CDS encoding site-specific integrase: MTGQLAESTHIKKLRFIEDLYRHADQSFGPAALDDALGSSNDDLLASILESWFIALRNQPTNTEADQKRWDAGLTFVSSVLGWISKSDANPQRQSIEVRLHRLSTLYRQFHVHRRRSVEAIRSLPASTVEALYQMVDPESELNPFPRERTRWRIYIAFLLMLHQGLRRGEVLLLPADTVKSGFDRKANRNRLWLNVQENPYEDAAKDPRYSRPGIKTAASYRQIPISEGIAGVIDMYVQNFRGRPKHSFLLNSQSNLPLSTEAITKAFAQISSKLPKPVLTELKNRTGKDSVTPHDLRHTCAVMRLHQLLAKSDPMDEALQKLRTFFGWSKTSAMPSHYARAVFEDRLATVWNSAFDDRVALLRALPKEQ, encoded by the coding sequence ATGACCGGGCAGCTTGCCGAATCTACGCATATCAAGAAGCTTCGCTTCATTGAAGACCTGTATCGACATGCAGATCAGTCCTTCGGCCCGGCTGCACTGGATGATGCGTTGGGGTCTTCCAATGACGACTTGCTCGCGTCGATCCTCGAGTCCTGGTTCATTGCGCTCCGAAATCAGCCCACGAACACCGAGGCCGATCAAAAACGATGGGATGCCGGACTTACGTTCGTTTCCTCGGTCTTGGGATGGATTTCGAAGAGCGATGCGAACCCGCAGCGACAAAGCATCGAAGTCCGACTGCATCGCCTTTCGACGCTTTATCGGCAGTTCCACGTACACCGTCGTAGATCCGTGGAAGCTATACGGTCACTTCCCGCCAGTACGGTTGAAGCCCTATATCAGATGGTTGATCCCGAATCCGAACTCAACCCGTTCCCCAGGGAGCGGACGCGATGGCGGATATATATTGCGTTTCTCTTGATGCTTCATCAAGGGCTGCGCCGCGGCGAGGTTCTTCTACTGCCGGCGGATACTGTTAAAAGTGGATTTGACCGCAAGGCCAACAGAAACCGCCTTTGGCTGAACGTACAAGAGAATCCCTATGAGGACGCTGCAAAAGACCCTCGTTATTCCAGACCGGGCATCAAGACAGCGGCATCGTACCGTCAGATCCCGATCAGTGAGGGTATTGCTGGGGTTATAGATATGTACGTGCAAAATTTTCGAGGGCGCCCGAAGCACTCATTTTTGCTGAACTCCCAGTCAAACTTGCCGTTATCAACTGAAGCAATCACGAAGGCGTTCGCACAAATCTCAAGCAAGTTGCCCAAGCCCGTGCTGACGGAACTTAAGAACCGGACTGGTAAGGACTCTGTGACTCCTCACGACCTACGGCATACTTGTGCGGTCATGCGGCTTCATCAACTTCTGGCAAAGAGTGATCCGATGGATGAAGCGCTTCAAAAACTGCGCACATTCTTTGGATGGTCCAAAACCTCGGCTATGCCTTCACATTATGCCCGCGCTGTATTTGAAGACAGGCTTGCGACGGTATGGAATAGCGCATTTGATGACCGCGTAGCACTGTTGCGCGCATTACCTAAGGAACAATAA
- a CDS encoding site-specific integrase, whose product MSDRATQQQQELFADYSADREVLRELCGLLPALPSVLRYYDEFEDAVRSIRNPAALTVFEISAFGKKFSVDFARLGEECSVIFKHIFSYILAQDLAIISAVGYLSAAQHLKSADVAALVEAGPTKIGPVWKALRARELPSGTYICAKYVLQLLCALRLCGWSDEYQMYLKNALPLPAKDKYAGVRSGDVFLSVDEEAILVRHLDDTVARLTTFGEASLSHDEIVDAAMLVCSYQFGMRRSQIAMLTLGNVRIWSEDDNTTKSVHLTFHMAKQRSDTKRKPLLRRVKVEWTPLFVYLKSKLQATGADASAKFFSAQSTDEVGRRISALVRKLLESDERGTLTDLRHTAAQRLVDAGASHEELAEFMGHSQVNTGLVYFATAASHAERVNRALGASEVYRRVAKIAHDRFISNEELSELKGEQQIAGVPHGIPISGIGGCSSGQPSCPYNPVTSCYGCRRFMPLHNPEIHQQVLADMREVVLFFDQSSRGDVRSPAYLQLQRTIAEIQNVIEELETSPK is encoded by the coding sequence ATGAGCGACCGAGCAACGCAGCAACAACAGGAATTATTTGCCGACTATTCAGCAGATCGAGAAGTATTACGCGAACTGTGCGGGTTGTTGCCCGCCCTGCCCTCGGTGCTCCGTTACTATGACGAGTTTGAGGACGCAGTCCGATCAATTAGAAATCCTGCTGCTCTAACAGTATTTGAGATTTCCGCTTTCGGAAAAAAATTCTCTGTCGACTTTGCTCGACTGGGTGAAGAATGTTCCGTTATATTTAAGCATATTTTTTCATACATCCTGGCGCAAGATCTAGCGATCATATCTGCCGTGGGTTACTTGTCAGCCGCACAGCATCTTAAGTCTGCCGATGTTGCGGCGCTGGTTGAAGCTGGGCCGACTAAAATCGGGCCAGTCTGGAAAGCTTTACGTGCACGGGAACTGCCGTCTGGCACCTATATTTGCGCGAAATATGTGCTGCAATTGCTGTGCGCTCTGCGTCTTTGCGGCTGGTCTGACGAATACCAGATGTATTTGAAGAACGCCCTGCCCCTGCCTGCAAAGGACAAATACGCGGGCGTCCGCTCTGGCGACGTTTTCTTATCTGTAGATGAGGAAGCTATACTTGTTCGTCACTTAGACGATACAGTTGCGAGACTTACGACGTTTGGTGAAGCGAGCCTCAGCCACGACGAAATTGTCGATGCAGCGATGCTGGTATGTTCGTACCAGTTCGGTATGCGCCGAAGTCAAATAGCGATGCTCACTCTCGGAAATGTGAGAATTTGGTCGGAGGACGATAATACGACGAAATCCGTTCACTTAACGTTCCACATGGCGAAACAACGCAGCGACACCAAACGAAAACCGTTGCTGCGGCGGGTGAAGGTTGAATGGACTCCGCTGTTCGTCTACCTAAAATCCAAACTTCAGGCCACTGGTGCCGATGCAAGTGCCAAGTTCTTTTCTGCCCAGTCCACGGATGAGGTTGGAAGAAGGATCTCTGCACTCGTGCGTAAACTGCTGGAATCGGATGAGCGTGGAACGCTAACTGACCTCCGCCATACAGCTGCGCAGCGTCTTGTTGACGCCGGCGCGAGCCATGAAGAACTCGCAGAGTTTATGGGACATTCCCAAGTCAACACTGGCCTGGTGTATTTCGCTACCGCGGCATCACACGCTGAACGTGTCAACCGTGCCCTGGGGGCCTCCGAAGTGTATCGCCGTGTGGCAAAAATTGCCCATGACCGGTTTATATCGAACGAGGAACTGTCCGAACTTAAGGGGGAACAACAGATTGCCGGTGTTCCACACGGAATTCCGATTAGCGGGATCGGCGGCTGTTCCTCGGGTCAGCCCTCCTGCCCTTATAACCCCGTTACGTCATGCTATGGCTGCCGACGCTTCATGCCGCTTCATAATCCGGAAATCCATCAGCAGGTGCTTGCTGATATGCGCGAGGTTGTACTGTTTTTTGATCAGAGCTCTCGGGGTGACGTACGTTCACCCGCTTACTTACAATTGCAGCGGACTATTGCAGAAATTCAAAACGTCATCGAAGAACTGGAAACGAGTCCGAAATGA
- a CDS encoding helix-turn-helix domain-containing protein: MSEPWISVEQIAEHLGVTRDSVYRWIDRKGLPAHRVGRLWKFQRAEVDEWVRAGGADEDVQRGHKEK, encoded by the coding sequence ATGAGTGAGCCGTGGATTTCTGTCGAGCAGATTGCCGAGCACTTGGGCGTCACACGAGACTCGGTCTACCGTTGGATCGACCGTAAAGGCCTACCTGCGCACCGAGTTGGGCGTCTGTGGAAGTTCCAACGCGCCGAGGTCGATGAATGGGTGCGTGCCGGGGGAGCTGATGAAGATGTCCAGCGTGGGCATAAAGAAAAGTGA
- a CDS encoding DEAD/DEAH box helicase family protein, which yields MTKSEAQTRSELIDQQLAQAGWNVKDPTQVVEEFDILTPLPQGLAQARTPYEGHQFSDYVLLGKDRKPLAVIEAKKTSRDAAIGREQAKQYCYNIHKQLGGELPFCFYTNGHDLYFWDLENAPPRKVIGFPTRDDLERFAYIRRNRKPLTQEFINTSIAGRDYQIRAIRSVLEGVEQKKRDFLLVMATGTGKTRTCIAMVDALMRASHAERVLFLVDRIALREQALAAFKEHMPNEPRWPNVGEKLIATDRRVYVATYPTMLNIIRDATQNLSPHFFDFIVVDESHRSIYNTFGEVLDYFKAITLGLTATPTNIIDHNTFQLFHCEDGIPTFAYTYEEAVNNVPPYLCTFQVMKIQTKFQTEGISKRTISLEDQKKLILQGKEVEDINFEGTQLEKQVINKGTNTLIVREFMEEAIKDATGVLPGKTIFFCATKSHARRMEEIFDKLYPQYHGELAKVLVSDDPRVYGKGGLLDQFTNNDMPRIAISVDMLDTGIDVREIVNLVFAKPVYSYTKFWQMVGRGTRLLEVSKPKPWCIEKDVFLILDCWDNFEYFKLNPKGKELKPQLPLPVRLVGLRLDKIEKTIDSGHHDIAAREIDKLRRQIAALPKESVVIKEAAAALARLADENFWISLDHDRLEFLRAEIKPLFRTVSEADFKAMRFERDLLEYSLAVLYEDKEQAETLKSGIVEQISGLPLSVSFVKQEETLIRAAQTNHFWAKADEVAFDDMVTKLGPLMKFREQSTGQEQTHLDLTDELHKKEWVEFGPQHEAVSITRYREMVEALIAELTEHNVVLQKIKNGETVSAIEANELAELLHEEHPHITEDLLRQVYKNRKARLIQFIRHILGIEVLKSFPDEVSAAFDRFIRAHTTLSSRQMEFLNLLKNFIIEREKVEKKDLINAPFTVIHPQGIRGVFSPAEINEILQLTERLAA from the coding sequence ATGACGAAATCCGAGGCGCAAACTCGGTCAGAGTTGATTGACCAGCAACTCGCTCAGGCTGGTTGGAATGTCAAAGATCCGACTCAGGTCGTGGAGGAGTTCGACATCCTCACGCCCCTACCGCAAGGTTTGGCGCAAGCACGAACCCCCTATGAGGGCCACCAGTTCAGCGATTATGTCCTGCTGGGTAAAGACCGCAAGCCATTGGCGGTGATCGAAGCCAAAAAAACCAGCCGTGATGCCGCCATTGGCCGTGAGCAGGCCAAGCAGTATTGCTACAACATCCATAAGCAACTAGGCGGTGAGTTGCCGTTCTGCTTCTATACCAATGGCCACGACCTTTATTTTTGGGATTTGGAAAATGCCCCGCCGCGCAAAGTGATCGGTTTTCCGACCCGCGACGATCTAGAACGCTTTGCCTACATCCGCCGCAACCGCAAGCCGCTGACACAGGAATTCATCAATACTTCGATTGCCGGCCGTGACTACCAGATCCGCGCCATTCGCTCCGTGCTTGAAGGAGTCGAGCAGAAGAAGCGTGACTTCCTGCTCGTCATGGCCACAGGCACTGGTAAGACTCGCACCTGTATTGCCATGGTCGATGCGTTGATGCGCGCAAGCCACGCCGAGAGAGTGCTGTTCCTGGTCGACCGAATTGCACTGCGGGAGCAGGCTCTAGCGGCCTTCAAGGAGCACATGCCCAACGAGCCGCGCTGGCCCAATGTCGGTGAAAAGTTGATCGCAACGGATCGTCGTGTTTACGTTGCCACCTATCCTACGATGCTCAACATTATTCGGGATGCGACGCAGAACCTATCTCCACACTTCTTCGATTTCATTGTCGTCGATGAAAGCCATCGCTCGATCTACAATACTTTTGGCGAAGTACTCGACTACTTCAAAGCCATCACGCTGGGCCTGACGGCGACTCCGACCAACATCATCGACCATAACACCTTCCAGCTCTTTCATTGTGAAGACGGCATTCCCACGTTTGCCTACACCTACGAGGAAGCCGTCAATAACGTGCCGCCATACCTCTGCACCTTCCAGGTCATGAAGATTCAGACCAAGTTCCAGACGGAAGGCATTAGCAAGCGCACCATTTCCTTAGAAGACCAGAAAAAACTGATCCTGCAGGGCAAGGAGGTTGAAGACATCAACTTTGAAGGCACCCAGCTCGAAAAGCAGGTGATCAACAAAGGTACCAACACCCTGATTGTGCGCGAGTTCATGGAAGAAGCCATCAAGGACGCCACCGGCGTTCTTCCAGGCAAGACAATCTTCTTCTGCGCCACGAAGTCCCATGCCCGGCGCATGGAAGAGATATTCGACAAGCTCTACCCGCAGTATCACGGCGAACTTGCCAAGGTGTTGGTGTCGGACGACCCGCGTGTGTACGGCAAAGGCGGCCTACTCGATCAGTTCACTAACAATGACATGCCGCGCATTGCCATTAGTGTGGACATGCTCGACACCGGCATCGACGTGCGCGAGATCGTCAACCTCGTGTTTGCCAAACCAGTCTATTCCTATACCAAGTTCTGGCAGATGGTCGGGCGCGGCACGCGTTTGCTGGAAGTCAGCAAACCCAAGCCCTGGTGCATTGAAAAGGACGTGTTCCTAATCCTCGACTGCTGGGATAACTTCGAATACTTCAAGCTCAACCCCAAAGGCAAAGAGCTCAAGCCGCAATTGCCGCTACCAGTACGGCTGGTGGGTCTGAGGCTCGACAAGATCGAGAAGACAATCGACAGTGGTCACCACGACATCGCCGCGCGGGAAATCGACAAGCTTCGCCGCCAGATTGCTGCCTTGCCAAAGGAATCGGTTGTAATCAAGGAAGCAGCCGCGGCGCTCGCTAGGCTTGCAGATGAAAATTTCTGGATTAGCCTCGACCACGACCGGCTGGAATTCCTTCGCGCCGAAATCAAGCCGCTGTTCCGTACCGTTTCCGAGGCCGACTTCAAAGCCATGCGTTTTGAACGCGACCTGCTGGAATATTCACTCGCAGTGCTCTACGAAGACAAGGAGCAAGCTGAAACACTCAAGTCAGGCATCGTCGAACAGATCAGCGGACTCCCGCTTTCGGTTAGTTTCGTTAAGCAGGAAGAAACCCTGATTCGCGCCGCGCAAACTAACCACTTCTGGGCCAAGGCCGACGAAGTGGCCTTCGATGATATGGTCACCAAGCTCGGGCCACTGATGAAATTCCGCGAGCAAAGCACCGGCCAGGAGCAAACCCACCTCGATCTGACCGATGAGTTACACAAAAAAGAATGGGTGGAATTCGGCCCGCAGCACGAGGCGGTGAGCATCACGCGGTACCGCGAAATGGTCGAGGCCTTGATTGCCGAGTTGACCGAACACAACGTAGTGCTACAAAAGATTAAAAACGGCGAGACGGTCAGTGCGATTGAAGCCAATGAACTCGCCGAACTGTTGCACGAAGAACACCCACACATCACAGAAGACCTGCTGCGCCAGGTCTACAAGAACCGCAAGGCTCGCCTGATCCAGTTCATACGCCACATCTTGGGCATTGAGGTGCTCAAGAGCTTTCCGGATGAAGTCAGTGCCGCGTTCGACCGATTCATCCGTGCGCACACCACGCTGAGTAGCCGTCAAATGGAGTTTCTGAACCTACTGAAAAACTTCATCATCGAGCGCGAAAAGGTGGAGAAAAAAGACCTGATCAACGCACCCTTTACGGTCATTCACCCCCAAGGCATCCGGGGTGTGTTCAGTCCGGCCGAAATCAACGAAATCCTGCAGCTGACCGAACGGTTGGCCGCCTAA
- a CDS encoding class I SAM-dependent DNA methyltransferase has translation MLQNNPELKSKIDQLWNKFWSGGISNPLTAIEQITYLLFMKRLDELDQKRQADAEWTGETYTSKFEGNWIPPEYRSQQEPEKFAIAKRTLRWGEFKRMQAEEMLQHVQLKVFPFLKDLNGAESNFTHHMKNAVFIIPKPALLVEAVKTIDDIFEVMERDSRENGQAFQDIQGDVYEMLLSEIATAGKNGQFRTPRHIIKLIADLVQPQLGHKIADPACGSGGFLLGAYQYIVTQLAIQAGGNKLTPDEDGFVRTSVAAALTEKAQAILASSLWGYDIDSTMVRLGLMNLMMHGIDEPHIDYQDTLSKGYTEESEYDIVMANPPFTGSIDKGDINENLQLGTTKTELLFVENIYRLLKKGGTACVIVPQGVLFSAGGAFKNLRQMLVERCDLKAIITMPSGVFKPYAGVSTAILLFTKVWGPKEKVLQPATEYVWFYEMASDGYSLDDKRSKQEGNGDLQEIIARYRARNATADTDRTSKCFIVPRTEIADDKNNYDLSLSRYKTDVFEAVHYDAPGAILDRLIQAEVGDVDEAELGKVQSGIVRELLELKGMVG, from the coding sequence ATGCTACAGAACAACCCTGAACTTAAAAGCAAAATCGACCAACTCTGGAACAAATTCTGGAGCGGCGGCATTAGCAACCCACTCACCGCCATCGAGCAGATCACCTACCTGCTCTTCATGAAGCGGCTCGATGAGCTGGACCAGAAACGACAAGCCGATGCCGAATGGACCGGCGAGACCTACACCTCCAAGTTCGAAGGCAACTGGATTCCGCCTGAATACCGCAGCCAGCAGGAGCCGGAAAAGTTCGCCATCGCCAAGCGCACGTTGCGCTGGGGCGAGTTCAAGCGCATGCAAGCCGAAGAGATGCTGCAGCATGTACAGTTGAAGGTGTTTCCGTTCCTCAAAGACCTGAACGGTGCAGAGTCCAACTTTACGCACCACATGAAGAACGCCGTGTTCATCATCCCCAAGCCGGCCCTGCTGGTGGAGGCGGTGAAGACCATCGACGACATCTTCGAGGTCATGGAGCGTGACTCGCGCGAGAACGGCCAGGCCTTTCAGGATATCCAGGGCGATGTCTATGAAATGCTGCTGTCCGAGATTGCCACGGCCGGTAAGAATGGACAGTTCCGCACGCCGCGCCACATCATCAAGCTGATCGCCGATCTGGTGCAACCGCAACTGGGCCACAAGATTGCTGACCCGGCTTGTGGCTCCGGCGGCTTCCTGCTCGGCGCGTACCAGTACATCGTCACGCAGCTCGCTATTCAGGCGGGCGGCAATAAGCTTACGCCCGATGAGGACGGATTTGTCCGCACGTCGGTCGCTGCCGCTCTCACCGAGAAGGCCCAAGCTATTCTAGCCAGCTCGCTGTGGGGCTATGACATCGACTCCACTATGGTGCGCCTGGGCTTGATGAATTTGATGATGCACGGCATCGACGAGCCCCACATCGACTATCAGGACACTCTCAGCAAGGGCTACACCGAGGAATCCGAATATGACATCGTCATGGCCAACCCGCCCTTCACTGGCAGCATCGACAAGGGCGACATCAATGAAAACCTGCAACTGGGCACCACCAAGACCGAGCTGCTGTTTGTTGAGAACATCTACCGCCTGCTCAAGAAAGGCGGTACTGCTTGCGTAATCGTGCCGCAGGGCGTGCTGTTCAGCGCCGGCGGCGCCTTCAAAAACCTACGCCAGATGCTGGTAGAGCGTTGCGATCTCAAAGCCATCATCACAATGCCCAGTGGAGTGTTTAAACCCTATGCTGGGGTCAGCACTGCCATCCTGCTGTTCACTAAGGTCTGGGGGCCTAAAGAAAAGGTCTTGCAGCCCGCCACCGAGTACGTCTGGTTCTACGAGATGGCCAGCGACGGCTATTCGCTAGACGACAAGCGCAGCAAGCAGGAAGGAAACGGCGACCTGCAAGAAATCATCGCCAGGTACCGCGCCAGAAACGCGACTGCCGACACCGATCGCACAAGCAAATGCTTCATAGTCCCGCGTACCGAAATTGCGGACGACAAGAACAACTACGATCTCTCGCTCTCCCGCTATAAAACCGATGTGTTCGAGGCTGTGCACTACGACGCGCCGGGCGCGATTTTGGATCGGCTGATTCAGGCCGAAGTGGGCGATGTGGACGAGGCAGAACTTGGTAAGGTACAAAGCGGCATTGTCCGTGAGTTGCTGGAATTGAAGGGGATGGTCGGATGA
- a CDS encoding restriction endonuclease subunit S — translation MDISIGRTPSRNEPDYWGKGHRWVSIRDLSSKIVTETKEQITDFAVKDARCKIVKKGTLLFSFKLTIGKMAFAGCDLFTNEAIAAFTIKNESELNSEFLYYALQSATYGGSNQAAMGKTLNSKSLAEIEIPLPSIEDQIRIAHLLGKVEGLIAQRRQHLQQLDELLKSVFLEMFGPSSTGYADWPLVEIKDLAAEHKGAMRTGPFGSNLLHSEFSTDGDVAVLGIDNAVKNRFEWDERRFITNEKYKELETYRIFPGDVIVTIMGTIGRSAVVPDDVPLAINTKHLAAITLNRELANPLFVSYSIHSSPFILSQFKSKNRGAIMSGLNLGLIKETKLKRPPIALQNKFAEAHMRVDGLRALYQQSIADLETLYGALSQQAFKGELDLSRVSKPGVQAVEEKTVVAPPLPHAEQGLAINLPDTDNLLAALENVEARKSLILQWLEAYRGQSDGTPLSVQHFMAAAQTRLVELHPDNDFALDANDYEQIKAWVFKAIDEGRLQQSLNITGHDEKGAPIFGNVIELKAVQA, via the coding sequence GTGGATATTTCCATTGGCAGGACGCCATCTAGAAATGAACCCGATTATTGGGGTAAGGGGCACCGTTGGGTCTCCATTAGGGATCTGAGCTCTAAAATTGTTACTGAGACAAAAGAGCAAATTACTGATTTTGCCGTTAAAGACGCTCGGTGCAAAATAGTCAAAAAAGGCACCTTGCTTTTTAGCTTCAAGCTAACCATCGGCAAGATGGCGTTCGCGGGCTGCGATCTATTCACGAATGAAGCGATTGCGGCCTTTACCATCAAGAACGAAAGTGAGCTCAATTCAGAATTTCTCTACTACGCATTACAATCAGCAACTTATGGCGGCTCAAATCAGGCCGCAATGGGCAAGACACTCAATTCAAAGTCACTCGCAGAGATCGAGATACCTCTCCCATCGATAGAGGACCAAATCCGCATTGCCCATCTCCTCGGCAAAGTGGAGGGGCTGATCGCCCAGCGCAGGCAACACCTCCAACAACTCGACGAGCTGCTCAAAAGCGTGTTCTTGGAGATGTTTGGCCCTAGCTCTACCGGATACGCAGATTGGCCGCTGGTTGAGATAAAGGATCTTGCAGCAGAACATAAAGGTGCAATGCGAACAGGGCCTTTTGGGTCGAACCTTCTGCACAGCGAATTTTCAACCGACGGTGATGTGGCCGTCCTCGGCATAGACAACGCCGTAAAGAACCGCTTTGAGTGGGATGAGAGGCGCTTCATTACCAATGAAAAATATAAGGAACTTGAAACCTACCGAATATTCCCAGGGGACGTGATTGTCACGATCATGGGGACTATTGGTCGCTCAGCGGTGGTGCCGGATGATGTTCCTTTGGCAATTAATACGAAGCATTTGGCAGCAATTACGCTGAATCGAGAGCTTGCTAATCCATTGTTCGTGTCCTACTCCATCCACTCCAGCCCGTTCATTTTGAGCCAGTTCAAGAGCAAGAATAGAGGTGCCATCATGAGCGGCCTCAATCTCGGGCTCATCAAGGAAACCAAGCTCAAGCGGCCACCAATCGCACTGCAAAACAAATTCGCCGAAGCGCACATGCGGGTTGATGGCTTGAGGGCGCTGTATCAACAAAGCATCGCCGACTTGGAAACCTTGTACGGTGCGTTGAGCCAGCAGGCATTTAAGGGCGAGCTGGATCTCTCGCGCGTGTCCAAGCCTGGCGTACAAGCTGTGGAAGAAAAAACCGTCGTGGCCCCCCCCTTACCTCATGCCGAACAAGGCTTGGCAATTAACTTACCTGACACCGACAACTTGCTGGCTGCGCTTGAGAACGTTGAGGCACGCAAATCATTGATCTTGCAATGGCTGGAGGCCTATCGCGGCCAATCGGATGGCACGCCGCTTTCGGTACAGCACTTTATGGCAGCTGCACAGACCCGACTCGTGGAACTGCACCCCGACAACGACTTCGCGCTAGACGCCAACGACTACGAGCAAATTAAGGCGTGGGTGTTCAAAGCCATAGACGAGGGCCGTCTCCAACAGTCGCTAAATATCACAGGCCATGACGAAAAGGGAGCTCCGATCTTTGGCAACGTAATAGAGCTGAAGGCTGTGCAGGCATGA
- a CDS encoding restriction system-associated AAA family ATPase, with protein sequence MKLLRLKITDPDGFRSLPYGFEHHFRTEWSLQNELAQHEGFAPFVCAGPNGSGKSNLLEVLAAIFFQLEVLRVRRSFLPEVLQSEALDFSPVAFELDYLIRLPAEYRGPDSPEWAKVGVWKNAGESVRFQWENQSDFDTDVYDAFKGDHADILLPQSVVAYSSGENEILSLPFFKTRFVQFDEYWNALIRQLPYPGHPETRLAYLDNEFSQAILLCNLLFEDAAALQPYCQDVGIESLKEFRIILRRSIPVMRQQIAAFTSGDYVLPTETQVGRFADTNAVYLDPEMGDYRLNLLQGLEANERTERTAIVEKLKRCATVYFHDDKSDTLILDYRVNENTKAAFRANFDYSALSLFQALQVLFALNLYSVSDKLKSDLYVSTSHYVSETVPTLASDERIMRIKNFYFTKRNVEKPMLLKELSDGEHQLLHSLGLCLLFRNTNSLFLFDEPETHFNPDWRASFISRLRQCLPDTGKVGQEMLITTHSPFLISDSMPDKVLVFAKDEASRAVQVSHPDYNTLGASINKITMNTFDKRETIGGRAQALLDDLRRSFEQGLEDKEALITQIHQQFGDSVEKVLLINAILDAESQGSGEAKH encoded by the coding sequence ATGAAATTATTGCGTCTCAAGATCACGGACCCAGACGGATTTCGCAGCCTACCTTACGGGTTCGAGCATCACTTTCGCACCGAGTGGAGTCTGCAGAATGAACTCGCCCAGCATGAAGGCTTTGCGCCCTTCGTGTGCGCCGGCCCAAACGGCAGCGGCAAGTCCAACCTCCTCGAAGTGTTGGCGGCGATCTTCTTCCAGTTAGAAGTGCTGCGTGTTCGCCGCAGCTTCTTGCCAGAGGTGTTGCAGAGTGAGGCTTTGGATTTCTCACCCGTCGCTTTCGAGTTGGATTACCTGATTCGCCTGCCTGCCGAATACCGTGGCCCTGACAGCCCGGAGTGGGCGAAGGTGGGCGTCTGGAAAAATGCCGGTGAATCCGTGCGTTTTCAGTGGGAAAACCAGAGCGACTTCGACACCGATGTGTATGATGCCTTCAAGGGCGATCACGCAGACATCCTGCTGCCGCAGTCCGTTGTAGCCTACTCCTCGGGCGAAAACGAAATCCTCAGTCTGCCATTCTTCAAGACGCGTTTCGTGCAGTTCGACGAATATTGGAACGCCCTTATTAGGCAGCTACCATATCCCGGCCACCCAGAAACTAGGTTGGCCTATCTGGATAATGAATTCAGTCAGGCAATCCTGTTGTGCAATCTGCTCTTTGAGGACGCCGCCGCCTTGCAGCCTTACTGCCAGGATGTCGGTATCGAGTCGCTAAAGGAGTTCCGCATCATCCTTCGCCGCAGTATTCCTGTCATGCGCCAACAGATTGCCGCTTTCACTTCTGGCGATTATGTTTTGCCCACCGAAACACAGGTTGGTCGCTTTGCAGACACCAATGCGGTTTATCTTGATCCTGAGATGGGCGATTACAGGCTCAACTTGCTTCAGGGGCTTGAGGCCAACGAACGTACTGAACGCACCGCCATCGTCGAGAAGCTCAAACGCTGCGCAACCGTCTATTTCCACGACGATAAATCCGATACGCTGATCCTCGATTATAGAGTCAATGAGAATACAAAGGCGGCATTTCGGGCCAACTTCGATTATTCGGCATTATCCTTGTTCCAGGCGCTCCAAGTCCTGTTCGCGCTTAATCTATACTCGGTCAGCGACAAGCTGAAATCGGATTTATATGTTTCGACCAGTCACTACGTCAGTGAGACTGTGCCGACTTTGGCTTCCGATGAGCGCATCATGCGCATTAAGAACTTCTACTTCACGAAGCGTAATGTAGAAAAGCCGATGCTCCTTAAAGAGCTATCGGATGGCGAGCACCAATTGCTGCATAGCCTCGGCTTGTGCCTGCTGTTCCGCAACACCAACAGCCTGTTTCTGTTCGACGAACCGGAAACCCACTTCAACCCGGACTGGCGGGCTAGCTTCATAAGCCGCCTACGCCAGTGCCTGCCCGACACCGGGAAGGTGGGGCAGGAAATGCTAATCACAACGCACTCCCCGTTCCTTATATCCGACAGCATGCCGGATAAGGTGCTGGTGTTTGCTAAGGACGAGGCAAGCCGCGCGGTACAGGTTAGCCACCCCGACTACAACACGTTGGGCGCATCGATCAACAAGATCACCATGAACACCTTCGACAAGCGCGAAACTATTGGCGGCCGTGCGCAGGCGCTTCTGGATGATTTGCGCAGGAGCTTTGAACAGGGACTGGAAGACAAAGAGGCCTTGATTACGCAGATCCACCAACAATTTGGCGACTCGGTAGAAAAAGTGTTGCTGATCAATGCCATCCTTGACGCTGAGTCACAAGGTAGCGGGGAGGCGAAACACTGA